From Vanrija pseudolonga chromosome 1, complete sequence, a single genomic window includes:
- the IPK1 gene encoding Inositol-pentakisphosphate 2-kinase has translation MVSILSFFTKKRPKSTTAATATPSSPPRDETRRPISPTSPRKAVAPASRPPQRFKSLRQPGPSASTARGDAARRASADLPRRSGSGGAQTKKRASILPGTDSTPPRLVVDLPFEAQSDQQLGSGLSLGLDGVGRTPTLSHDERRALDAQRYTPADLAAAWEWLGPELTERGAETVGIMLPRRLEADRDRQRQLIALFVLARRPHLAAKVQSLTSTYSDVSGADADTVWKERLVQVAKDTSNPVDLAEVLKTVLRRLDVGARPIIDPSVYVRFVQQEHAASYPRSAYATMLIPQLSSDVAGLLNAVFEVCNAIALHAETNAMSAGRLCHLFGWWLLGAVPDGATGWNDLYDAYKLAGQRAEHLFYTHIRWQSTQQKMPRRLIQLILSYPFGESSASSEHLPLPPASTFSRNVLHVALGTDSALPRGTDPEKVLNDALIAQLDGDAEASQWLELRQKIGGGSVELDDLLAASSLGFLGELAQSKGLNFTTPPTTPTRIPDEQHYHPLAGDSDRVFENRRRSQSYGDIPRLEVNGKGNTDSSLGAIAESPRTPAGKEHTLFRQSSAANLSPTSPARPEAWSDFEKLGFGDNSSKLNLNLTQPITPVRQPSPKLLAPQRKVVVRDQKPTTSFVISSEEIVAIDDAFIHFVEDGQLDPVASASWPRFALLRLNKPIPSEDEENPVDHLLVTVQKRVIKRPPSIDEPLPDFAAESRLERRAASPSGDSQVSRFSTFGLKDIANSFRRSSLYSSGGRPGSRMSFLASTAPSRSAVVKSSSLDPVTEKASRNMSKRVSTAASDTPTEYTVGEMGEIVMVSAEDNKLDDQNKKEARLTVAQTPVTDWKYLNEGGAHAVFVYKGLVPSLQGSALRIAKTPPANAPSPELRKTWNDELLPTLISSSLLARSTKVNVSKEWVQELAGLAEHLRPDQRKRDSGILATSIDTSRPPHIMTDLSAAEASAKTLVLEIKPKWGFLPLADDITPLESVEIKSRNCRYCLHENYRGATIEHGRYCPIDLYSGESDRVQRALDGLWKQWLESDGEKNNLRVFVDGNKIAPRDAHLIPTAGSGKEPLGTGTFKLIAPLLESSGVLQQLKKLQQTLQAGDISKLAADYTAANPGKTLFADVKEPTPAELEEFVALYSANPTDSSKWTLRQREIAFGLSAIFKDSSIIVRSVLNPTGTGSYVLVPDKSAVKIIDTDLKPLSSLPKWAELDNKLWRHWAATHAPEVIVIDKHTPTPSESRHASPTASRVNVAQTSLAAGALGAGAVAGLTGITAAQHSPTPSKDFDTASVAGSLPEIDAATSALAKVVDASPSAKAKVDSPSSSPLATPSLIAAIGDSPRLGGSPRIPEYPAVPTTPSKAPRAVPEALLASPVQLRVAEPDAKVAEPEPVAPVKEAVVEAPAVAPAAKEHVAVPVAAAAAAAVAAAVAVPVAVKVAEPTASEPEKAPVVEAPVAAAPAIEAPAVKAVDVDTPAVKAVGVEVETPAVEPVAKPTEVETPVEAAVVAEPVAPVATPAAVPAVVDISDEAAPAAAERVAAPSVEATAAEPETVAPKVESTPVVAPSTPPQAPKGLPVTPPRSPARDSPAAGKVAASVASLAAAAGAGAAISSRTTPDKAKTSSQTTTDESPSKVKKGGLRALLPGVVRKTSAKFEAASKAAEDKAPAVPKPRKSSFTAPKTEEPGTKTGLFGKKSRKASAIAAGVAGAAVAAATAAVVVDNSTKKSDAPVEVPTIVEPAPAAVAEPAETAAEPIAQRVVEPATEPAVAEPAAVEPAVAEASEPSVPEPAAAEPVVPEALSEPVVAKVAATEPVIPAVTTPAPVASQAVVESVTEPVAEPIAKGAAEPVAEPIAEPIAEPIAEPIAEPIAEPIVEPITVPETIASEPVPEEPIPVERVALAPPAPEKATAEPVAPEPEVVEIAATPEPEVVKITADEIQAPEPAANPAIVDAAPTVSAPVPHPAEATVEPVQDAASSLSSKPSKGKKSKARQAAAATAVGLAGVATAAVTAAVVTDKSEKKETEAVTPPAVIEPAAVPAAPVTPIKEVERERRRSSVVTEAQWLASPTKATFDDAASEPQLTAKSSFDALASPREGDEITPATTEDEIAPATTEVVATPAPLEPVVPVVDEHAAVASAAEDTETATKVLPLAPVEDAPPVQFHPTHFKHYGPHSESVQAVIKPAPISAEVEVQPEAAAETYPATVSKVAPEEPSASKVELSPIALVTGAAAAVGIPAAAAAIAKSEPLTSKAVEEPSDAATPPSEPAVVEVPATPTTATASTGVETPTATPKGDTLAAAGTSVSALDSPSVAAALATDTERIGASGLPRPRTFGTSPDLAQIAGETLPSHAVDLGELEPAAIVATRNIARTHDTEFLATDYDSAAEYATAPDTPALSDAGLPRTGTPVSSALPIRLSAFVDQLEAESAGSGLPAAASPVVPSVESLSASASAFVPSVSASSFTPSASAPSFTPSASAPSFVPKASAPSFVPGAVASAAAGVAASVKDGKSDLTSLAHAATAGLSSDADPKSHTPSNT, from the exons ATGGTCTCGATCCTCTCCTTCTTCACAAAGAAGCGTCCAAAGTCGACCACGGCCGCAACAGCGACACCGTCATCACCGCCAAGAGACGAGACCCGACGGCCCATCTCGCCGACATCGCCGAGAAAGGCCGTAGCACCAGCGtcacgcccgccccagcgCTTCAAGTCGCTCCGACAGCCCGGCCCATCAGCAAGCACTGCCcgcggcgatgcggcgcggcgcgccagcgccgacctACCCCGGCGGAGCGGAAGCGGAGGCGCCCAGACCAAGAAGCGTGCCTCCATCCTCCCCGGGACGGATAGCACGCCACCgcggcttgtcgtcgacctgcCATTCGAGGCCCAGTCGgaccagcagctcggcagcggcctcaGTCTCGGACTCGACGGCGTAGgccgcacgccgacgctctcgcacgacgagcgcagaGCTCTCGACGCGCAGAGATATACCCCGGCCGACCTGGCAGCCGCATGGGAGTGGCTCGGCCCTGAGCTCACGGAACGAG gcgccgagacggtcgGCATCATGCTCCCCCGccggctcgaggccgaccgcgaCAGGCAACGCCAGCTCATTGCGCTGTTCGTGCTTGCCCGCAGACCACACCTCGCTGCCAAGGTCCAGAGCTTGACCAGCACCTACTCGGATGTCagcggtgccgacgccgataCCGTCTGGAAGGAGCGCCTGGTCCAGGTCGCAAAGGACACGTCCAACCCCGTCGACCTggccgaggtgctcaagacggtcctccgccgcctcgacgtcggcgcgaggccgatCATTGACCCGAGCGTCTATGTCCGCTTTGTCCAGCAGGAGCACGCCGCGTCGTACCCCAGAAGCGCGTACGCGACCATGCTCATCCCCCAGCTGTCGTCCGACGTCGCTGGACTGTTGAACGCCGTGTTCGAGGTCTGTAACGCGATtgcgctgcacgccgagaCCAATGCCATGAGCGCAGGCCGACTGTGCCACCTCTTTGGTTGGTGGCTGCTTGGTGCCGTGCCCGATGGCGCTACGGGCTGGAACGACCTCTACGACGCTTACAAGCTCGCtggccagcgcgccgagcacctgTTCTACACCCACATTCGCTGGCAGTCGACCCAGCAGAAGATGCCCCGCAGACTGATTCAGCTCATTCTCTCCTACCCCTTTGgcgagtcgtcggcgtcttcAGAGCACCTCCCGCTGCCTCCCGCGTCTACATTCTCTCGCAACGTCCTCCACGTCGCTCTCGGCACCGACTCGGCCCTGCCGCGTGGTACCGACCCTGAGAAGGTGCTGAATGATGCCCTTATCGCGCAGCTGGATGGTGACGCAGAGGCCTCGCAGTGGCTGGAGCTCCGCCAGAAGATTGGCGGTGGATcggtcgagctggacgacctgctcgcAGCTAGCTCGCTTGGtttcctcggcgagctggcccaGAGCAAGGGCCTCAACTTTACCACTCCTCCGACGACACCAACGCGGATCCCAGACGAGCAGCACTACCACCCCCTCGCGGGCGACAGCGACCGCGTGTTCGAGAACCGCAGAAGGTCCCAGTCGTACGGCGACATCCCCCGTCTCGAGGTCAACGGCAAGGGTAACACCGACTCGTCGCTCGGTGCCATTGCCGAGAGCCCAAGGACACCAGCGGGCAAGGAGCACACGCTATTCCGCCAGTCATCAGCGGCCAATCTCAGCCCCACTAGCCCAGCGCGCCCCGAGGCCTGGTCCGACTTTGAGAAGCTTGGCTTTGGCGACAACTCGTCAAAGCTCAACCTCAACCTGACCCAGCCAATCACGCCGGTCCGCCAGCCGTCGCCTAAACTGCTTGCGCCCCAGCGCAAGGTGGTTGTTCGCGACCAGAAGCCCACCACCTCCTTTGTCATCTCTTCCGAGGAGATTGTCGCGATCGACGATGCCTTTATCCACTTTGTCGAAGATGGCCAGCTTGACcccgtcgcctcggcctcgtggcCCCGCTTTGCACTTCTCCGGCTCAACAAGCCGATCCCTTCGGAGGATGAGGAGAACCCCGTCGACCATCTGCTGGTCACGGTCCAGAAGCGCGTCATCAAGCGCCCCCCGTCGATTGATGAGCCGTTACCCGACTTTGCGGCGGAATCTCGCCTtgagcggcgagctgccTCCCCAAGCGGCGACAGCCAGGTCTCTCGCTTCAGCACCTTTGGTCTCAAGGACATTGCCAACTCGTTCCGCCGATCAAGCCTCTACAGCAGTGGCGGGCGCCCAGGCTCCCGAATGTCGTTCCTTGCTTCTACGGCTCCTTCCAGaagcgccgtcgtcaagtcCAGCTCGCTGGACCCTGTGACCGAAAAGGCGTCGCGCAACATGTCCAAGCGTGTGTCGACCGCCGCATCCGACACTCCCACCGAGTACACGGtcggcgagatgggcgagaTTGTCATGGTCTCGGCCGAGGAcaacaagctcgacgaccagAACAAGAAGGAGGCCAGACTGACGGTCGCTCAGACTCCCGTCACCGACTGGAAGTACTTGAATGAGGGCGGCGCCCATGCTGTGTTCGTCTACAAGGGCCTGGTCCCTTCTCTCCAGGGCAGTGCATTGCGCATCGCCAAGACGCCTCCCGCCAATGCGCCCAGCCCCGAGCTCCGCAAGACCTGgaacgacgagctgctgcctACATTGATCTCCTCGTCACTTCTCGCGAGAAGCACAAAGGTCAATGTCAGCAAGGAGTGGGTCCAGGAACTTGCGGGATTGGCAGAGCACCTCCGCCCTGATCAGCGCAAGCGTGACTCTGGCATCCTTGCCACCAGCATCGACACGTCGCGCCCTCCCCACATCATGACCGATCTCTCTGCGGCAGAGGCCAGTGCCAAAACGCTGGTCCTCGAGATCAAGCCCAAGTGGGGTTTCCTCCCCCTGGCGGATGATATCACCCcgctcgagtcggtcgagATCAAGTCTCGCAACTGCCGCTACTGCCTCCATGAAAACTACCGCGGCGCTACCATTGAGCATGGCAGGTACTGCCCCATCGACTTGTActcgggcgagagcgaccgcgtgcagcgtgccctcgacggcctgtGGAAGCAATGGCTGGAGTCTGACGGCGAGAAGAACAACCTCCGGGTCTTCGTCGATGGCAACAAGATTGCGCCCCGCGATGCCCACCTTATCCCCACCGCTGGCTCTGGAAAGGAGCCCCTGGGTACCGGCACCTTCAAGCTCATCGCGCCTCTGCTCGAGTCTTCGGGCGTCCTCCAGCAGCTCAAGAAGCTGCAGCAGACTCTCCAGGCTGGCGACATTTCCAAGCTTGCGGCCGACTACACGGCTGCCAACCCGGGCAAGACGCTCTTTGCCGACGTCAAGGAGCCCAcgcctgccgagctcgaagaGTTTGTCGCCCTCTACAGCGCGAACCCGACCGATTCGTCAAAGTGGACCCTCCGCCAGCGTGAGATTGCCTTTGGCCTCTCGGCAATCTTCAAGGACTCGTCAATCATCGTACGCTCGGTCCTCAAccccaccggcaccggcagctACGTCCTCGTCCCTGACAAGTCGGCCGTCAAGATCATTGACACGGATCTCAAGCCCCTGAGCTCGCTTCCCAagtgggccgagctcgacaacaaGCTCTGGCGCCACTGGGCGGCCACACATGCGCCCGAGGTCATCGTCATTGACAAGCacacgccgacaccgagcgAGTCGCGTCACGCGAGCCCTACCGCTTCGCGCGTCAACGTTGCTCAGACCagcctcgccgctggcgctctGGGGGCAGGCGCTGTCGCCGGTCTCACAGGTATTACTGCAGCTCAGcactcgcccacgccgtccAAGGACTTTGACACCGCCTCCGTCGCCGGCTCCCTCCCTGAGATtgacgccgccacctcggcacTCGCCAAGGTTGTTGACGCGTCCCCGTCCGCCAAGGCAAAGGTTGACTCGCCATCATCCTCGCCCCTCGCAACGCCTTCCCTCATCGCCGCAATTGGTGACAgcccgcgcctcggcggctcgCCCCGCATTCCTGAGTACCCAGCCGTCCCCACGACGCCAAGCAAGGCGCCGAGAGCCGTGcccgaggcgctcctcgcctcgccggtGCAGCTGCGTGTCGCCGAGCCAgacgccaaggtcgccgagccggAGCCTGTCGCTCCAGTCAAGGAGGCCGTCGTGGAGGCTCCAGCGGTTGCACCTGCCGCGAAGGAGCATGTCGCGGTccccgtcgctgctgccgccgctgctgctgttgccgcggccgtcgctgtTCCGGTTGCTGTgaaggtcgccgagccgacCGCCTCTGAGCCTGAGAAGGCCCCCGTGGTTGAGGCccccgttgccgccgccccggccaTTGAGGCTCCGGCTGTCAaggcggtcgacgtcgacactCCTGCAGTCAAGGCTGTTGGAGTCGAAGTCGAGACTCCCGCCGTTGAGCCTGTTGCCAAGCCTACTGAGGTGGAGACCCCTGTtgaggcggccgtcgtcgccgaacCCGTGGCGCCTGTGGCTACCCCTGCTGCTGTGCCGGCCGTTGTCGACATTtccgacgaggccgcgccggccgctgCTGAGCGCGTTGCCGCCCCCAGTGTCGAGGCTACAGCCGCCGAGCCTGAGACGGTGGCACCCAAGGTGGAATCCACGCCTGTCGTGGCTCCTTCCACGCCCCCTCAGGCCCCCAAGGGTCTGCCGGTTACTCCTCCCAGGTCCCCCGCCCGTGACTCTCCCGCGGCCGGAAAGGTTGCGgccagcgtcgcgtcgctcgcggctgccgccggtgctggcgccgccatTTCGAGCCGTACCACACccgacaaggccaagacgTCGTCGCAGACTACGACTGACGAGTCCCCCTCCAAGGTCAAGAAGGGTGGCCtccgcgccctcctcccaGGTGTGGTGCGCAAGACGAGCGCCAAGTTCGAGGCGGCCagcaaggccgccgaggacaaggcccCCGCCGTGCCCAAGCCCCGCAAGTCGTCCTTCACCGCCCCTAAGACCGAGGAGCCGGGTACCAAGACTGGCCTCTTCGGTAAGAAGTCTAGGAAGGCCTCTGCGATCGCCGCCGGAGTCGCTGGTGCTGCCGTTGCAGCCGCAACTGCCGCCGTGGTCGTGGACAACAGCACCAAGAAGTCGGACGCGCCTGTTGAGGTGCCAACGATTGTCGAGCCTGCGCCTGCGGCTGTTGCGGAGCCTGCCGAGACAGCCGCTGAGCCCATTGCTCAGCGCGTTGTTGAGCCTGCGACTgagcccgccgtcgcggagcccgccgccgtcgagcctGCGGTCGCTGAGGCTTCGGAGCCCTCTGTCCCAGAGCCTGCTGCAGCTGAGCCTGTGGTGCCTGAGGCTTTGTCAGAGCCTGTGGTGGCTAAGGTCGCTGCTACGGAGCCCGTCATTCCAGCGGTTACCACGCCGGCACCGGTCGCCTCTCAGGCCGTCGTGGAGTCCGTCACCGAACCTGTTGCGGAGCCCATCGCCAAGGGTGCCGCGGAGCCTGTGGCCGAACCCATCGCCGAGCCCATTGCTGAGCCCATCGCCGAGCCCATTGCTGAGCCCATCGCCGAGCCCATCGTTGAGCCCATCACCGTTCCCGAGACGATCGCCTCAGAGCCCGTCCCGGAGGAGCCGATCCCAGTAGAGCGTGTTGCCCTCGCGCCTCCCGCTCCTGAGAAGGCCACCGCGGAGCCAGTTGCCCCCGAGCCTGAGGTTGTCGAGATTGCTGCCACCCCAGAGCCTGAGGTTGTCAAGATCACCGCCGATGAGATCCAGGCCCCGGAACCCGCTGCCAACCCCGCCATCGTGGACGCTGCTCCCACGGTCTCCGCCCCCGTGCCCCACCCGGCTGAAGCCACTGTGGAGCCTGTGCAGGACGCTGCCTCTAGCCTGTCCAGCAAGCCatccaagggcaagaagtcGAAGGCCAGGCAGGctgccgcggccaccgcggTCGGTCTCGCCGGCGTTGCAACTGCCGCCGTTACCGCAGCTGTCGTCACCGATAAgagcgagaagaaggagacCGAAGCTGTCACTCCTCCCGCCGTTATTGAGCCCGCAGCTGTCCCAGCTGCACCGGTTACTCCCATCAAGGAGGTCGAAcgtgagcgccgccgctctaGCGTTGTTACCGAGGCTCAGTGGCTCGCGTCTCCTACGAAGGCCACCTTTGACGACGCCGCCTCCGAGCCTCAGCTCACCGCCAAATCTTCGTTCGACGCTCTCGCTAGCCCTCGTGAGGGTGACGAGATTACTCCTGCTaccaccgaggacgagattgCTCCTGCTACTACCGAGGTTGTCGCCACGCCGGCACCACTGGAGCCCGTTGTTCCCGTCGTTGACGAGCATGCCGCAGTTGCGTCGGCTGCTGAGGACACCGAGACCGCTACCAAGGTCCTGCCCCTGGCTCCTGTTGAAGATGCGCCGCCGGTGCAGTTCCACCCGACTCACTTCAAGCACTACGGCCCCCACTCCGAGAGTGTGCAGGCTGTGATCAAGCCCGCCCCGATttcggccgaggtcgaggtccagcccgaggccgctgccgagaCTTATCCAGCGACAGTCTCCAAGGTTGCGCCTGAGGAGCCTTCGGCTTCGAAGGTTGAGCTTTCGCCCATCGCTCTCGTCActggcgctgccgctgctgttgGTATccctgctgccgctgcggcaaTCGCCAAGTCTGAGCCTCTCACTTCCAAGGCCGTTGAGGAGCCGTCGGATGCTGCGACGCCCCCATCTGAGCCCGCTGTTGTCGAGGTGCCTGCTACCCCCACTACCGCCACTGCGTCGACAGGAGTGGAAACCCCCACTGCGACGCCGAAGGGCGACACCCTCGCAGCGGCTGGCACCAGCGTCTCTGCACTTGACAGCCCCTCTGTGGCTGCGGCCCTGGCGACAGACACTGAGCGTATTGGAGCGTCGGGTCTGCCCCGACCCCGCACGTTCGGCACCTCtcccgacctcgcgcagaTTGCCGGCGAGACTCTGCCATCCCACgctgtcgacctcggcgagctcgagcctGCCGCCATCGTGGCCACCAGAAACATCGCCCGCACCCACGACACCGAGTTCCTCGCAACCGACTacgacagcgccgccgagtaCGCCACCGCCCCCGATACCCCTGCCCTCTCTGACGCTGGGCTTCCCCGCACCGGCACACCGGTTTCATCCGCACTTCCCATCCGCCTGAGCGCGttcgtcgaccagctcgaggcTGAGAGTGCTGGCTCGGGTCTTCCCGCAGCTGCCTCTCCTGTGGTGCCATCAGTCGAGTCACTCAGCGCCTCGGCTTCTGCCTTTGTCCCCTCTGTCTCGGCGTCCTCATTCACCCCGTCAGCCTCGGCACCATCATTCACCCCCTCAGCCTCTGCGCCTTCTTTCGTCCCCAAGGCCTCGGCCCCCTCCTTTGtccccggcgccgtggcctcggctgccgccggcgttgccGCCTCcgtcaaggacggcaagtCTGACCTGACGTctctcgcccacgccgccaccgctggCCTGTCGTCGGACGCCGACCCCAAATCCCACACTCCTTCTAACACCTAG